The following proteins come from a genomic window of Planctomycetaceae bacterium:
- a CDS encoding GNAT family N-acetyltransferase, producing the protein MQQVLSGMHPWGRDQIESQLKIFPEGQFCLECDGKLAASASSLILEYNPQLEWHNWKIVADEGYIRNHNPNGDTLYGIEIMVDPEFRGMKLSRRLYDARKELCREKNLERIIIAGRIPGYGEHADEYTAREYIDAVMEKALHDPVLTAQTSNGFTVQGLIPNYFPSDVASRGYATFLEWKNLDHRPASKRRFHHPTEPVRLCVVQWQMRKIASFEAFAQQVEFFLDTASDYRSDFVLFPELLTAELLSCVEAKRPGLAARQLAEFTPQYLELFTEQAVKYDVNVIGGSHFVVEDDTLYNVSYLFRRDGSIGKQYKIHVTPSERKWWGVSPGHKVEVFDTDCGLIAIQVCYDIEFPELTRIATQKGARMVFVPFNTDTRHGYLRIRHCALARCVENHLYVAISGCTGNLPFVENADIHYAQSGIFTPADIEFARDAIAAECTPNVETLIIHDLDLEQLQRHRDSGSVQNWNDRRRDLYQVTYEEDGVKRQV; encoded by the coding sequence ATGCAGCAAGTGCTTTCCGGCATGCACCCGTGGGGACGCGATCAGATTGAAAGTCAGCTGAAGATATTTCCCGAAGGCCAGTTCTGCCTGGAATGTGACGGCAAGCTGGCGGCGTCCGCCAGCAGTCTGATCCTGGAATACAACCCGCAGTTGGAATGGCACAACTGGAAGATCGTCGCGGACGAAGGATATATCCGAAATCACAATCCGAACGGCGACACGCTGTACGGCATTGAGATCATGGTGGATCCGGAATTTCGCGGCATGAAGCTTTCGCGGCGGCTGTATGATGCTCGGAAGGAACTGTGCCGTGAGAAGAACCTGGAACGAATCATCATCGCCGGCCGCATTCCCGGCTATGGCGAACACGCCGACGAATACACCGCCCGGGAATACATCGACGCCGTTATGGAAAAGGCGCTGCACGACCCGGTACTGACTGCTCAGACGTCAAACGGATTTACCGTGCAGGGGCTGATTCCAAACTACTTTCCGTCCGACGTGGCATCGCGCGGGTATGCCACATTTCTGGAGTGGAAGAACCTGGATCACCGGCCGGCCAGCAAACGCCGGTTCCACCACCCGACCGAACCGGTGCGACTGTGCGTCGTGCAGTGGCAGATGCGAAAGATCGCCAGTTTCGAAGCGTTTGCTCAGCAGGTGGAATTCTTCCTGGACACGGCGTCGGACTACCGCAGCGACTTTGTGCTGTTTCCGGAGCTGCTGACGGCAGAACTGCTTTCGTGCGTGGAAGCAAAACGACCGGGCCTGGCGGCCAGGCAACTGGCCGAATTCACGCCTCAATACCTGGAACTGTTCACCGAACAGGCCGTGAAGTACGACGTCAATGTGATCGGCGGATCGCACTTTGTTGTCGAGGATGACACACTGTACAACGTGTCGTATCTGTTTCGTCGTGACGGATCGATCGGCAAACAATACAAGATCCATGTGACTCCCAGTGAACGGAAATGGTGGGGCGTCAGTCCGGGTCACAAGGTGGAAGTGTTCGATACGGATTGCGGATTGATTGCCATCCAGGTGTGCTATGACATCGAATTCCCGGAACTCACGCGGATCGCGACTCAGAAGGGAGCCCGGATGGTGTTCGTGCCGTTCAATACAGACACGCGCCACGGGTACCTGAGAATTCGTCATTGTGCGCTGGCGCGCTGTGTGGAGAACCATCTTTATGTGGCAATCTCCGGCTGCACGGGAAACCTGCCGTTTGTGGAAAACGCGGACATTCATTACGCGCAGTCCGGCATCTTCACGCCGGCGGATATCGAATTTGCTCGCGATGCCATCGCTGCGGAATGTACTCCCAATGT
- a CDS encoding class I tRNA ligase family protein codes for MLNQLAPVRGLQQPAAAVESVMIAAWPELGTNWSDPALEKRFERLQQTVVAVRNVRAIYKISPKEPLKLFMKCSPEIAEQMQAIC; via the coding sequence ATGCTGAATCAGCTTGCTCCCGTGCGAGGCCTGCAACAGCCGGCTGCCGCGGTTGAAAGCGTGATGATCGCTGCCTGGCCGGAACTCGGTACGAACTGGAGTGATCCCGCCCTGGAAAAACGGTTTGAACGGCTGCAGCAGACGGTTGTGGCAGTTCGCAACGTTCGGGCGATTTACAAGATCAGTCCGAAGGAACCGCTGAAGCTGTTCATGAAGTGCTCGCCGGAGATCGCGGAACAGATGCAGGCGATTTGCTGA
- a CDS encoding class I tRNA ligase family protein, translating into MVENGNGTTANSTRRRATVRSTGVWRIVTGRGRRCRRCDAGRQRILLVCVADGAEEIERQLEAAGFEQDPDVLDTWFSSALWPHATLGWPDTEHNPPLAGSEISNSKSEISNEHNDILDYFYPGSVLVTSATSSRCGLPEWW; encoded by the coding sequence TTGGTCGAAAACGGCAACGGAACAACGGCGAACAGCACACGGCGACGGGCGACTGTTCGCTCTACCGGAGTTTGGCGAATCGTCACAGGTCGCGGCCGTCGTTGCCGACGGTGTGATGCCGGGAGACAAAGGATTCTGTTGGTCTGTGTCGCTGACGGTGCTGAAGAGATTGAACGCCAGCTTGAAGCTGCCGGTTTCGAGCAAGACCCCGACGTCCTTGACACGTGGTTCAGCTCCGCCCTCTGGCCGCACGCCACGCTCGGCTGGCCGGATACCGAACACAATCCGCCGCTGGCCGGTTCTGAAATCTCAAATTCCAAATCTGAAATTTCAAATGAACACAACGACATTCTCGATTACTTCTACCCCGGCTCCGTCCTGGTCACGTCCGCGACATCATCACGTTGTGGGTTGCCCGAATGGTGGTAA
- a CDS encoding class I tRNA ligase family protein, with protein MINILNPGGTINNEGGEFAGMDRYAARKAIVSKMEELGHFEGVEDRKIPVKHSDRSKAPVEPYLSDQWFVKMDELAQSAMDAVEDGRVRTSFRSGMPKPTWTGSVKKRDWCISRQLWWDIGFRFGRKRQRNNGEQHTATGDCSLYRSLANRHRSRPSLPTV; from the coding sequence ATGATCAACATCCTGAACCCCGGCGGCACCATCAACAACGAAGGCGGTGAATTCGCCGGAATGGACCGCTACGCCGCGCGCAAGGCCATCGTTTCAAAGATGGAGGAACTCGGTCATTTCGAAGGCGTCGAAGACCGGAAGATTCCCGTCAAACACAGCGACCGCAGCAAGGCTCCCGTGGAACCGTATCTCAGCGATCAGTGGTTCGTGAAAATGGACGAACTGGCTCAATCCGCGATGGACGCGGTCGAAGACGGCCGAGTCCGCACATCTTTCCGCAGCGGTATGCCAAAACCTACCTGGACTGGCTCGGTGAAAAAACGCGACTGGTGCATCAGCCGCCAGTTGTGGTGGGACATCGGATTCCGATTTGGTCGAAAACGGCAACGGAACAACGGCGAACAGCACACGGCGACGGGCGACTGTTCGCTCTACCGGAGTTTGGCGAATCGTCACAGGTCGCGGCCGTCGTTGCCGACGGTGTGA